One Glaciihabitans arcticus DNA window includes the following coding sequences:
- a CDS encoding DEAD/DEAH box helicase, with protein MSDLSPAERFAAAKVRSGLPILESFRAQQQFDLDAFQQEACAVLERGRSVLVAAPTGAGKTIIAEFAIFMAMQLPRAKVFYTAPMKALSNQKFQELTAEYGAANVGLLTGDTNINSGARIVVMTTEVLRNMLYADSDLLRDLSWVVMDEVHFLADRFRGAVWEEVIIHLPQNVKMVSLSATVSNAEEFGDWLQAVRGDTEVIVSEDRPVPLEQHVLVRSKLMDLFDSSGLAATNRVNPELVRLAASGGRNERGRAALDNKRRHPGRNPGGNRHFDGGKMERSELVALLDSKNMLPAVFFIFSRVGCDSAVRQVLKAGVRLTQAHERDEIRQIVEDRCRTLADEDLGVLGYWEWLDGLERGVAAHHAGMLPAFKEVVEELFQKKLVKAVFATETLALGINMPARTVVLEKLEKFNGEARVPITPGEYTQLTGRAGRRGIDVEGHSVIQWVDGLDPQAVASLASRRTYPLNSSFKPTYNMAVNLIDQFGRDRTREILESSFAQFQADRAVVDLAQKVRQQQSSLDGYAKSMECHLGDFVEYSSIRRELSDLERKGAGRAEVESRGSRERRQHQLTALRKRMKQHPCNNCPDREQHARWAERWWKLKRQTDQLTAEIRGRTGAVAKIFDRVTVVLMQLGYLEQKDGVVSLAPSGRMLRRIYGERDLLVAESLRLGVWNTLDPASLAAMAASLVYEPRRDEGQLGDAYLPRGNFRAAFDETGDLWSRLDDLERDNKLPGTQPLSTGLCLAMYRWAQGARLESVLSDADMAAGDFVRVTKQTIDLLDQLSVVADAPVGVTARRALDQIRRGIVAYSSVN; from the coding sequence ATGAGCGACCTGAGCCCGGCCGAGCGGTTCGCCGCGGCCAAGGTGCGCTCCGGCCTGCCGATCCTCGAGTCGTTTCGCGCGCAGCAGCAGTTCGACCTCGACGCCTTCCAGCAGGAGGCCTGCGCCGTGCTCGAACGCGGTCGCAGTGTGCTCGTCGCAGCTCCCACCGGCGCCGGCAAGACGATCATCGCCGAGTTCGCGATCTTCATGGCCATGCAGCTGCCCCGCGCGAAGGTGTTCTACACGGCCCCGATGAAGGCGCTCAGCAACCAGAAGTTCCAGGAGCTCACCGCCGAGTACGGCGCGGCCAACGTCGGCCTGCTGACCGGCGATACGAACATCAACTCGGGCGCCCGCATCGTCGTGATGACCACCGAGGTGCTGCGCAACATGCTGTACGCCGACAGCGACCTCCTGCGCGACCTCTCCTGGGTGGTGATGGATGAGGTCCACTTCCTCGCCGATCGCTTCCGCGGCGCCGTCTGGGAGGAGGTCATCATCCACCTCCCGCAGAACGTGAAGATGGTGTCGCTCTCCGCGACCGTCTCGAACGCCGAGGAGTTCGGCGACTGGCTGCAGGCCGTGCGCGGCGACACCGAAGTGATCGTCTCCGAGGATCGACCCGTTCCCCTCGAGCAACACGTGCTCGTGCGATCCAAGCTGATGGACCTCTTCGACTCATCCGGCCTGGCTGCGACGAACCGCGTGAACCCCGAACTCGTGCGGCTTGCCGCCAGTGGCGGGCGGAACGAGCGGGGGAGGGCCGCGCTCGACAACAAGCGGCGGCATCCCGGGCGTAATCCCGGAGGCAACCGCCACTTCGACGGCGGCAAGATGGAGCGATCGGAGCTCGTCGCCCTTCTGGACTCGAAGAACATGCTGCCCGCCGTGTTCTTCATCTTCAGCCGTGTTGGCTGCGACTCGGCCGTGCGGCAGGTGCTCAAGGCGGGAGTGCGACTCACGCAGGCGCACGAGCGCGACGAGATCCGCCAGATCGTGGAGGACCGCTGCCGCACGCTCGCGGATGAAGACCTCGGGGTGCTCGGCTACTGGGAGTGGCTCGACGGACTCGAGCGCGGCGTCGCGGCGCACCACGCCGGCATGCTGCCCGCCTTCAAGGAGGTGGTCGAGGAGCTGTTCCAGAAGAAGCTCGTCAAGGCCGTATTCGCCACCGAAACTCTCGCGCTCGGCATCAACATGCCCGCGCGCACGGTTGTGCTCGAAAAGCTCGAGAAGTTCAACGGCGAGGCCCGCGTGCCGATCACGCCGGGGGAGTACACGCAGCTCACCGGCCGGGCCGGTCGTCGCGGCATCGACGTCGAGGGGCACTCCGTCATCCAGTGGGTGGACGGGCTCGACCCTCAGGCCGTCGCATCGCTCGCCTCGCGCCGCACCTACCCGCTCAACTCGAGCTTCAAGCCGACCTACAACATGGCCGTCAACCTGATCGACCAGTTTGGCCGGGACCGCACGCGCGAGATCCTCGAGTCGAGCTTCGCGCAGTTCCAGGCCGATCGCGCCGTCGTCGATCTCGCGCAGAAGGTGCGCCAGCAGCAGAGCTCGCTCGACGGCTACGCGAAGTCGATGGAGTGCCACCTCGGCGACTTCGTCGAGTACTCGTCGATCCGTCGCGAGCTGAGCGATCTAGAGCGCAAGGGCGCCGGTCGGGCCGAGGTGGAGAGCCGCGGCTCGCGCGAGCGCCGCCAGCACCAGCTCACCGCGTTACGCAAGCGGATGAAGCAGCACCCCTGCAACAACTGCCCCGACCGCGAACAGCACGCCCGCTGGGCCGAGCGCTGGTGGAAACTCAAGCGCCAGACCGACCAGCTGACAGCCGAGATCCGTGGCCGCACGGGTGCCGTGGCGAAGATCTTCGACCGGGTGACCGTTGTGCTGATGCAGCTCGGCTACCTCGAGCAGAAGGACGGCGTCGTCTCCCTCGCCCCATCCGGCAGGATGCTGCGGCGCATCTACGGCGAACGCGACCTGCTCGTCGCCGAATCGCTGCGCCTCGGCGTCTGGAACACCCTCGACCCCGCGTCTCTCGCTGCCATGGCGGCGAGTCTCGTGTACGAGCCGCGACGGGACGAGGGCCAGCTCGGCGACGCCTACCTGCCGCGCGGCAACTTCCGGGCCGCGTTCGACGAGACCGGCGACCTGTGGTCCCGCCTCGACGACCTGGAGCGCGACAACAAGCTGCCCGGCACCCAGCCGCTCTCGACCGGCCTCTGCCTCGCGATGTACCGCTGGGCGCAGGGCGCGCGCCTCGAGTCGGTGCTGTCCGACGCGGACATGGCCGCCGGCGACTTCGTGCGAGTGACCAAGCAGACCATCGACCTGCTCGACCAGCTCTCGGTCGTGGCCGACGCTCCGGTCGGCGTGACGGCCCGTAGGGCCCTCGACCAGATCCGCCGGGGCATCGTTGCCTACAGCTCTGTCAACTGA
- a CDS encoding proteasome assembly chaperone family protein — MTENTEFAGGRLLVVAFEGWNDAGEAASGAVRTLKEQLDLVQLSEVDPEDYFDYQFNRPTVAQDEDGTRSLVWPTVTLYGPVTPLGDDVTGLGLDADIDVTGDNGSNVYLLVGTEPSRGWKTFTAEILEAVDANEITAMVFLGAMLADVPHTRPISIFTSSENPAVREELGIERSSYEGPVGILSVLADAAESAGIPTLSIWASVPHYVHNAPSPKATLALIDKLEEIVDVVIPRGDLVDEASAWETGIDALASDDDDMSSYIEQLEQARDTVDSPEASGEAIAQEFERYLRREDGKPEGGKAGDPPR, encoded by the coding sequence GTGACCGAGAACACGGAATTCGCGGGCGGACGGCTTCTCGTCGTCGCTTTCGAGGGCTGGAACGACGCGGGAGAGGCGGCGAGCGGCGCGGTGCGCACGCTCAAGGAACAGCTCGATCTCGTGCAACTCAGCGAGGTCGATCCCGAGGACTACTTCGACTACCAATTCAACCGGCCGACCGTCGCGCAGGACGAGGACGGCACCCGCTCCCTCGTCTGGCCGACGGTCACGCTCTATGGGCCCGTCACGCCCTTGGGAGACGATGTCACGGGCCTGGGTCTCGACGCAGATATCGACGTCACCGGCGACAACGGCTCCAACGTGTACCTGCTGGTCGGCACCGAGCCCAGCCGCGGCTGGAAGACTTTCACCGCCGAGATCCTCGAGGCGGTCGACGCGAACGAGATCACGGCGATGGTGTTCCTTGGCGCGATGCTCGCCGACGTTCCGCACACCCGCCCGATCTCGATCTTCACGAGCAGCGAGAACCCCGCCGTTCGTGAGGAACTCGGTATTGAGCGCAGCAGCTACGAGGGGCCGGTCGGCATCCTGTCGGTTCTCGCCGACGCGGCCGAGAGTGCGGGCATCCCGACCCTGTCGATCTGGGCCTCGGTGCCGCACTACGTGCACAACGCGCCGTCGCCCAAAGCAACGCTGGCCCTCATCGACAAGCTCGAGGAGATCGTCGACGTCGTGATCCCCCGAGGCGACCTCGTGGACGAGGCGTCTGCCTGGGAGACCGGCATCGATGCGCTGGCTTCGGATGACGATGACATGTCGTCGTACATCGAGCAGCTCGAGCAGGCGCGCGACACGGTCGACTCCCCCGAGGCGAGCGGCGAGGCCATCGCGCAGGAGTTCGAGCGTTACCTGCGTCGTGAAGACGGCAAGCCCGAGGGTGGCAAGGCGGGCGACCCGCCCCGCTAG
- the tatC gene encoding twin-arginine translocase subunit TatC — MSLGEHLVELRKRLTIAGIAILVGAVGGWFLSERLLVAITQPLLEIPAARQAVLNFGTITSSFDLRLQISLLVGIVITSPVWLFQILAFLVPGLSQKERRYILGFFFSAIPLFIGGVVAGWFIFPHMVILLNSFAIEGSTTILDAKYYYDFFIKLVLVIGIGFVLPVFVVLLNFLGVLSARSILKGWRVAVLVIALFCATATPAADPWSMLLLGAPMVALYFLSGGVAWLHDRRIAKRDAALAAEAEAL, encoded by the coding sequence ATGTCGCTCGGTGAACATCTCGTAGAACTCCGCAAGCGGCTGACCATCGCCGGAATTGCCATTCTGGTCGGCGCGGTGGGCGGCTGGTTCCTGTCCGAGCGGCTGCTCGTCGCCATCACGCAACCGCTGCTAGAGATCCCGGCCGCCCGGCAGGCGGTGCTCAACTTCGGCACCATCACGAGCTCCTTCGACCTGCGCCTGCAGATCTCGCTGCTCGTGGGCATCGTCATTACGAGCCCGGTCTGGCTGTTCCAGATCCTCGCGTTCCTCGTGCCCGGGCTCAGCCAGAAGGAACGCCGGTACATTCTCGGCTTCTTCTTCTCGGCCATCCCGCTCTTCATCGGCGGTGTCGTGGCCGGCTGGTTCATCTTCCCGCACATGGTGATCCTGCTGAACTCGTTCGCGATCGAGGGGTCGACGACGATCCTCGACGCCAAGTATTACTACGACTTCTTCATCAAGCTCGTACTCGTCATCGGCATCGGCTTTGTGCTGCCGGTGTTCGTGGTCCTGCTCAACTTCCTCGGAGTTCTGAGCGCGAGGAGCATCCTCAAGGGCTGGCGGGTGGCGGTGCTCGTGATCGCGCTGTTCTGTGCGACGGCGACGCCCGCAGCCGACCCGTGGTCGATGCTGCTGCTCGGGGCGCCCATGGTCGCGCTCTACTTCCTCTCCGGCGGTGTCGCGTGGCTGCACGACCGACGGATCGCCAAGCGCGACGCCGCCCTCGCGGCGGAAGCCGAGGCGCTATGA
- the tatA gene encoding twin-arginine translocase TatA/TatE family subunit, which yields MLGNTFGLPHLIIILVIILLLFGAPKLPGLARSVGQSMKIFRNEVKTEKKPDADDSTDATPDGAAAKQSKTEL from the coding sequence ATGCTCGGCAACACTTTCGGACTGCCCCACCTGATCATCATCCTGGTCATCATCCTGCTGCTGTTCGGTGCACCCAAGCTCCCCGGCCTCGCCCGCAGCGTCGGCCAGTCGATGAAGATCTTCCGCAACGAGGTCAAGACCGAGAAGAAGCCCGACGCCGATGACTCGACCGACGCCACGCCCGACGGTGCCGCGGCCAAGCAGTCGAAGACCGAGCTCTAG
- a CDS encoding HAD family hydrolase: MTTRLPAAVLWDMDGTIVDTEPYWMDAEIALVESFGGTWTHEDALTVVGQGLWHTARVMRSRGVVLTDDEIIEALTARVMEQVREHVPWRPGARDLLDALKHAGVKTALVTMSMRSLAELVVEAIRADGLDTPFEVVVSGDDVEHAKPHPEPYLTAAALLGVDIADCIAIEDSEPGLASAIASGAVSIGVPHMVPLSSAPTHHLWPSLDGRTVADLATAFESELTR; this comes from the coding sequence GTGACTACCCGCCTGCCCGCCGCCGTTCTCTGGGACATGGACGGCACAATCGTCGACACCGAGCCCTATTGGATGGACGCAGAAATTGCGCTCGTCGAGTCGTTCGGCGGCACCTGGACGCACGAGGATGCCCTCACCGTCGTCGGGCAGGGACTCTGGCACACGGCTCGCGTGATGCGCTCCCGCGGAGTCGTGCTCACCGACGACGAGATCATCGAGGCACTGACCGCGCGCGTGATGGAGCAGGTGCGCGAGCACGTGCCGTGGCGACCGGGTGCCCGCGACCTGCTCGACGCCCTCAAGCACGCGGGGGTGAAAACTGCGCTCGTGACCATGTCGATGCGCAGCCTCGCCGAGCTCGTCGTCGAGGCCATCCGAGCGGACGGACTCGACACCCCGTTCGAGGTCGTCGTATCGGGCGATGACGTCGAGCACGCGAAACCGCATCCCGAACCGTATCTGACGGCCGCCGCCTTGCTCGGCGTCGACATCGCCGACTGCATCGCGATCGAGGATTCCGAACCCGGACTCGCCTCTGCGATCGCCTCCGGCGCCGTGTCCATCGGTGTGCCGCACATGGTGCCGCTGTCCAGCGCACCCACCCACCACCTCTGGCCGTCGCTCGACGGCCGCACCGTCGCCGACCTCGCGACCGCCTTCGAATCGGAGCTCACTCGATGA
- a CDS encoding tRNA (adenine-N1)-methyltransferase → MTQTYRRQNGPFRAGDRVQLTGPKGRMNTVTLEVGGEFHTHRGVLLHDAIIGQPDASVVVSNNEIEYLALRPLLTDFVMSMPRGAAIIYPKDAAQIIGSADIFPGARVVEAGVGSGALSLWLLRAIGDEGHLHSFERREEFSTVARGNVVGFLGAEPTNWDITIGDLTHTLGEVVEPGTADRVVLDMLAPWECLDAVSTALTPGGVLLCYIATVTQLSRVAEAIRGTGNFTEPDSSETIIRGWHVEGLAVRPDHRMIGHTGFLLTARRLAPGAVLPELKRRASKSDFSDADVEAWTPGALGERATSDKRLRKTGRIATAVADAATSAAASETSAEESAE, encoded by the coding sequence ATGACCCAGACCTACCGCCGCCAGAACGGCCCGTTCCGCGCGGGTGACCGTGTGCAGCTCACCGGCCCGAAAGGCCGCATGAACACCGTCACCCTCGAGGTCGGTGGAGAGTTCCACACCCACCGCGGTGTGCTGCTGCACGACGCGATCATCGGCCAGCCCGACGCCTCCGTTGTGGTCAGCAACAACGAGATCGAGTACCTGGCTCTCCGCCCCCTGCTCACCGACTTCGTCATGTCGATGCCGCGAGGCGCCGCCATCATCTACCCCAAGGATGCGGCGCAGATCATCGGTTCGGCCGACATCTTCCCGGGTGCCCGGGTCGTCGAGGCGGGCGTCGGATCCGGCGCTCTCTCACTCTGGCTGCTGCGCGCCATCGGCGACGAGGGTCACCTGCACTCTTTCGAGCGTCGCGAGGAGTTCTCCACGGTGGCCCGCGGCAACGTCGTCGGCTTCCTCGGTGCCGAGCCCACGAACTGGGACATCACCATCGGCGACCTCACCCACACGCTCGGCGAGGTCGTCGAGCCGGGCACCGCCGACCGCGTGGTCCTCGACATGCTCGCCCCCTGGGAGTGCCTCGACGCCGTGTCGACCGCACTCACCCCCGGCGGCGTGCTGCTCTGCTACATCGCGACCGTCACGCAGCTCTCCCGCGTGGCCGAGGCAATCCGCGGCACCGGCAACTTCACCGAGCCCGACTCGAGCGAGACCATCATCCGCGGCTGGCACGTAGAAGGCCTCGCGGTTCGTCCGGACCACCGGATGATCGGCCACACCGGCTTCCTGCTGACGGCCCGGCGGCTCGCCCCGGGCGCCGTGCTGCCCGAGCTCAAGCGCCGCGCCTCGAAGAGCGACTTCTCCGACGCCGACGTGGAGGCGTGGACTCCCGGTGCGCTCGGCGAGCGTGCCACGAGCGACAAGCGCCTGAGGAAGACCGGCCGGATCGCCACCGCCGTTGCCGACGCAGCGACGAGCGCCGCGGCATCCGAAACCAGCGCCGAAGAGAGCGCCGAATGA
- a CDS encoding helix-turn-helix transcriptional regulator, translated as MARATTKKTPPMQAGDKLTFLLSLVPYLIERDRVSVTEVAEHFKVAPQQIRDAVSLIAVSGVPGETTTYQSEDLFDIAWDDFLDNDQIVLTNQVAIDDSPRFSAREASALIAGLQYLSALPENADRSAIASLTSKLSRGASAVPSQVAVEGSETDATLALIRESVAAGVQLRFDYLGSRGQSESRNVDPLRVESIDADWYLRGWCHLREAVRTFRLDRISNPVVTSEPMSHNPADVPLPDTLFEPSPDDLVVTIDVASAAEPLLADYIPDGAQRSERDGRVRTSVRVSHYHGLKRLIASMPGVATVIEPAEAREAVARWAAEGAARYR; from the coding sequence ATGGCTAGGGCAACGACGAAGAAGACCCCACCGATGCAGGCGGGCGACAAGCTCACCTTCCTGCTCTCGCTCGTGCCGTACCTGATCGAGCGCGACCGGGTCAGCGTGACCGAGGTCGCCGAGCACTTCAAGGTCGCTCCGCAGCAGATCCGGGATGCCGTCAGCCTCATCGCGGTCAGCGGTGTGCCGGGGGAGACCACCACGTACCAGTCGGAGGATCTCTTCGACATCGCCTGGGACGACTTCCTCGATAACGACCAGATCGTGCTCACCAACCAGGTGGCGATCGACGACTCGCCGCGGTTCTCCGCGCGCGAGGCCTCTGCCCTCATCGCGGGACTGCAGTACCTGTCGGCCCTTCCCGAGAACGCCGACCGCTCGGCGATCGCCTCGCTGACCTCGAAGCTCTCGCGGGGAGCGTCGGCAGTTCCGAGCCAGGTCGCCGTCGAGGGCAGCGAGACGGACGCCACTCTCGCCCTGATCCGCGAATCCGTCGCCGCCGGTGTGCAGCTGCGCTTCGACTACCTCGGATCCCGCGGTCAGTCGGAGAGCCGCAACGTCGACCCGCTGCGCGTGGAATCGATCGACGCGGACTGGTACCTGCGCGGCTGGTGCCACCTGCGCGAGGCCGTGCGCACCTTCCGCCTCGACCGCATCTCGAACCCGGTCGTGACGAGCGAGCCGATGAGCCACAACCCGGCCGACGTTCCGCTACCCGACACGCTGTTCGAGCCCTCGCCCGACGACCTCGTGGTAACGATCGACGTCGCGAGCGCCGCCGAGCCCCTGCTCGCCGACTACATCCCCGACGGCGCCCAGCGCAGCGAGCGGGATGGTCGAGTACGCACCAGCGTGCGGGTCTCGCACTATCACGGGCTCAAGCGCTTGATCGCAAGCATGCCGGGCGTCGCGACGGTGATCGAGCCGGCTGAGGCACGCGAGGCAGTCGCACGCTGGGCGGCCGAAGGGGCCGCGCGCTACCGATGA
- a CDS encoding FKBP-type peptidyl-prolyl cis-trans isomerase, translated as MRAISALVVASALVLSLAACSTPSPADRLAGDLASCDSSVNPGTSSDLVRATGKGEPKVDYPAPLVTKRVERSVITQGEGRVLRSGDIAEFQLVQYDGTTADTFIGSSWEEAPSMITVGTGESLLAPLFECVPVGSRIAGVIPASLISAEAPKGATAVVVVDVVEGFASKSEGSPQLPDNGMPNVVLSESGQPGVVIPKSDPPTDLRISTLKAGSGAKIKKGDTVVVNYTGLLWKERTIFDSSWDKGTPARFVAQSSADAAGGLVPGFAKALIGAKVGDQILVVIPPKFGYESGTAPETIPDGSTMVFVIDILHIAD; from the coding sequence GTGCGCGCCATTTCCGCCCTTGTTGTAGCTTCGGCACTCGTGCTGTCGCTCGCCGCCTGCTCGACCCCGAGCCCCGCCGATCGACTGGCCGGCGACCTCGCGTCGTGCGACTCCTCCGTCAATCCGGGAACGTCCTCCGACCTGGTCAGGGCGACCGGCAAGGGCGAGCCGAAGGTCGACTACCCGGCGCCGCTCGTGACCAAGCGCGTCGAGCGCTCCGTGATCACGCAGGGCGAGGGGCGGGTGCTGCGCTCCGGCGACATCGCCGAGTTCCAGCTCGTGCAGTACGACGGCACCACCGCCGACACGTTCATCGGCTCCTCGTGGGAGGAAGCACCCTCAATGATCACCGTGGGCACCGGTGAGAGCCTGCTCGCACCGCTCTTCGAGTGCGTGCCCGTAGGCTCGCGCATCGCCGGGGTCATCCCCGCGAGCCTGATCAGCGCCGAGGCGCCCAAGGGTGCAACCGCGGTCGTCGTCGTGGACGTCGTCGAGGGCTTCGCGAGCAAGTCGGAAGGGTCCCCGCAGCTGCCCGACAATGGCATGCCGAACGTCGTTCTCTCCGAGAGCGGACAGCCCGGCGTCGTCATCCCTAAGTCCGACCCGCCCACCGACCTGCGCATCTCGACGCTCAAGGCCGGCAGCGGCGCGAAGATCAAGAAGGGCGACACGGTCGTCGTCAACTACACCGGCCTGCTCTGGAAAGAGCGCACCATCTTCGACTCCAGCTGGGACAAGGGCACGCCCGCCAGGTTCGTCGCGCAGAGCAGCGCCGATGCGGCCGGCGGACTCGTTCCCGGCTTCGCGAAGGCCCTCATCGGCGCGAAGGTCGGCGACCAGATCCTCGTGGTCATCCCGCCGAAGTTCGGCTACGAGAGCGGAACCGCTCCCGAGACGATCCCCGACGGCTCTACCATGGTGTTCGTTATAGATATCCTGCACATCGCCGACTAA
- a CDS encoding undecaprenyl-diphosphate phosphatase: MSFIEAIILGLVQGLTEFLPISSSAHLLIIGQVMGKDPGATFTAISQLGTELAVIIYFRKDIARIIGKWFASFRSRGGAHSDGISKDDPDVRLGWLIIIGTIPIVIVGYLAQDAIDTTLRSLWITAVVLIVFGIILGLADLLGKKVRPLESMTYRDGVLIGIAQMLALIPGVSRSGATLTMGRALGYDRPAAARYGFLLAIPAVFGSGLYKLAKSFSEPGGAYGYPETIVATVVAFFVGFAVIAFLLRYISKHSFLPFVIYRVVLGGALLVLLSTGVLDPL; the protein is encoded by the coding sequence ATGAGTTTCATCGAGGCGATCATCCTCGGCCTGGTCCAGGGCCTGACCGAGTTCCTGCCCATCTCCTCGAGCGCCCACCTGCTGATCATCGGCCAGGTCATGGGCAAGGATCCGGGCGCGACCTTCACCGCGATCAGCCAGCTCGGCACCGAGCTCGCCGTCATCATCTACTTCCGCAAGGACATCGCCCGCATCATCGGCAAGTGGTTCGCCTCGTTCCGCTCCCGCGGGGGCGCGCACTCCGACGGCATCTCGAAGGATGACCCCGATGTGCGCCTGGGTTGGCTCATCATCATCGGCACCATCCCTATCGTGATCGTGGGTTACCTCGCCCAGGACGCGATCGACACGACCCTGCGGTCGTTGTGGATCACCGCCGTTGTGCTCATCGTCTTCGGCATCATCCTCGGACTCGCCGACCTGCTCGGCAAGAAGGTGCGGCCGCTCGAGTCGATGACCTATCGCGACGGTGTGCTGATCGGCATCGCGCAGATGCTCGCCCTGATACCGGGCGTCTCGCGCTCCGGCGCCACGCTCACGATGGGACGCGCGCTCGGCTACGACCGCCCGGCCGCCGCCCGCTACGGCTTCCTCCTCGCCATCCCCGCGGTCTTCGGCAGCGGGCTGTACAAGCTCGCCAAGAGCTTCAGCGAACCGGGCGGCGCGTACGGCTACCCCGAGACGATCGTCGCTACTGTCGTGGCGTTCTTCGTCGGCTTCGCCGTCATCGCCTTCCTGCTGCGCTATATCTCGAAGCACTCGTTCCTGCCGTTCGTGATCTATCGCGTGGTGCTCGGCGGTGCGTTGCTCGTGCTGCTCTCGACGGGCGTGCTCGACCCGCTGTGA
- a CDS encoding helix-turn-helix transcriptional regulator, with amino-acid sequence MPPEIKIPVEERLFSLVLALLATENGLTKTEILSTVQGYRQAFNRSGENANLERKFERDKDDIRELGVPLETVQAPGDPGNNQNLRYRIPRGAYELPAEISFSAEETTLLNLAAMVWREGSLSAESRRAMLKLSSLGVAADEPVIGYAPRLRVRDAAFDPLNAALGRHERVRFAYLKPGEAESRVREVDPHALVQHQGRWHLYAAEAGTGILKTYLLRRIVGKVATTGTIFDAPEGDPSARALLELEDVWNDNTAIVEAEPGSDAATRLAKRRGTVVIDPGTLELHYSDANIFADELAGFGPEVLVISPPNLRDAVRSRLETTAADHG; translated from the coding sequence GTGCCACCAGAGATCAAGATCCCCGTCGAGGAGAGGCTGTTCAGCCTCGTTCTCGCCCTGCTCGCGACAGAGAACGGTCTGACGAAGACCGAGATCCTGTCGACCGTGCAGGGCTACCGCCAGGCCTTCAACCGCTCGGGCGAGAATGCGAACCTCGAGCGCAAGTTCGAGCGTGACAAAGACGACATCCGCGAGCTGGGTGTTCCGCTCGAGACAGTGCAGGCACCCGGTGACCCCGGCAACAACCAGAACCTGCGCTACCGCATCCCGCGCGGCGCGTACGAGCTGCCCGCCGAGATCAGCTTCTCCGCCGAGGAGACCACGCTACTCAACCTGGCTGCGATGGTCTGGCGGGAGGGCTCGCTCTCCGCCGAGTCCCGGCGCGCGATGCTCAAGCTCAGCTCGCTCGGTGTCGCCGCGGACGAACCGGTCATCGGCTACGCCCCGCGTCTTCGGGTGCGGGATGCCGCGTTCGATCCGTTGAACGCAGCGCTCGGCCGTCACGAGCGCGTGCGCTTCGCCTATCTCAAGCCAGGGGAGGCCGAGTCGCGCGTGCGCGAAGTGGACCCCCACGCTCTCGTCCAGCACCAGGGCCGCTGGCACCTCTATGCGGCCGAGGCGGGCACGGGCATCCTCAAGACCTACCTGCTGCGCCGCATCGTCGGCAAGGTCGCCACCACCGGCACGATCTTCGACGCACCGGAGGGAGACCCCTCCGCGCGGGCCCTGCTCGAGCTTGAGGACGTCTGGAATGACAACACGGCGATCGTCGAGGCCGAACCCGGCTCCGACGCGGCCACGCGGCTCGCGAAGCGGCGCGGAACAGTGGTCATCGACCCGGGCACGCTCGAGCTGCACTACTCCGACGCCAACATCTTCGCGGACGAGCTCGCGGGCTTCGGCCCCGAGGTGCTCGTGATCTCACCTCCAAACCTGCGTGACGCCGTGCGCTCACGCCTCGAGACGACGGCGGCCGACCATGGCTAG